CGACGCACCCCGCCGCGCCGTCGCTGAACGCGACGCGGATCCTGTAATCGCCTTCATACGCTGCGTTCGTCACGGAGAGCATGCCGCCACCTCGCGCCGATTATACGAGCGGCGCGATCCGTTTCAAAGTGCCTGTCTCGGCAAGGGCGGCCCAGCACCCGGCGAGCTCGGATCGATGGAGGCTCGCCCACTCGAAGACGAGCGCCGCGACGCGGGGCGGGAGCTTCCCCTCGACCATCATCATGTCGGTGATCCGGAACACCGCGCGGTGCTCGTTGTACTTGGCGTGGAAGTGCGGCGGTGAGTGGTCGTTGAAGTACATGAGGATGGAGATCCCGAAGAAGCGGGAGATTTCTGGCATCGTGTGCTCCCTTCGCGGGCCTTGCCGGCGGGAGCAACCTCTGTGCCACCATGAAGAATCTATAATCTCGCGCTCTCTCGCAGAACAAGGCGGCGGGTTCGGCGGCGGTTGGCGACGAACAATGGCGGAATCGCCGTCCCCGGATTCGCGAGGACGCGGTATTATCGGCCGGCATGCGGCGTCGCCCTGATTCGCTTCTGTCTCGACGCACAGGCTTTTCTGCCGGTGAATGGAGAAGTGATGCGTGGAACTCTTTTCCTTGGGAGTGTGCTCGAAGGGCTGTGCGTCTTCTGCGCGACGTCGTGTAGCACATCCACACCGGCGGGCGTCCCGGACTCTCAACGCACCGGTTCGAGCAAGAAGGCAGCGTCTCACGATATCGCTTCAGAGGAATACGCGAAAACCGCCACCGGCGCAGCCACTCGTGGTGACGCCGGCCCCGGCCCCGTGACAGCGAGGTCGGGTGTGTAGCGCTGCCCGGCGCCAGGCTCGGCGGCATCTCTCGCCCGCCCCGATAGGCTTTCCTGTTACGCGCCCATCCCGTTCGGCTTGAT
The Pseudomonadota bacterium DNA segment above includes these coding regions:
- a CDS encoding DUF4160 domain-containing protein, producing MPEISRFFGISILMYFNDHSPPHFHAKYNEHRAVFRITDMMMVEGKLPPRVAALVFEWASLHRSELAGCWAALAETGTLKRIAPLV